Within the Gigantopelta aegis isolate Gae_Host chromosome 8, Gae_host_genome, whole genome shotgun sequence genome, the region CAGCTATTACAGTGTCCCCTTCAAGTCCTGactttaaaactgaaaatgacTTGCCTGTGAATGAGAACAGCAATTATATTGATGATAAAGGCATTGTAGGTCAGGTAAACAACAGTAGTTTTCCTCAGAATCAAAATGCAGATGTACAGGTATCTGATGTTGACGCAAAAGGTGGAGCAGTTCTACTTCCTGCTAGTAACGCAAGCAGTAATATTGGAAACATACAGGTAGATCCACTGAAACAGGACAGCCTTTTAGACAGAGTCATTGGTAGAGATGGAGATCAGAGCCTTCCAGTTCAACAACAGACTGGTGCTAATTATACagagcagcagcaacaacaaaatgaaCAATTGCCTGTAGAAGAAAATCAAAGTTTGAAACAGTTTATTCTACCAGCCTTTAAACAGACATATTTTGACTCTAAAGTTGACTCTCAATATGATGCTAAGCCTGCTGAGTCCTATCCCAATGAAAACCAGAAGACTGGTGAAGAGTCGTTAAGTAATGACAATAACCTGCATGTTGATGAGTCTAAAAACCAGCCACATCAAGTGTTCACAACAAAACCGCCTTTATTACAAGAGGATCAGCAAAAACTCTCAGATTTGAATAATGTGAAGGACGTAGGTCGGGTGCTTGAGATGggtaacgatgatgatgatgatgatgttgacaaAGATGTGCAAGGTTACAATGATGCTGGTGCTGCGGGACAGGATCTCATGGATACAGGCTACGAGCAGACGGCAGACCAAGGGGATGAAGACAATGTCGATGAGAAGATCAATGATATAGGTAATTTTAGTACTGTTTAGTTAGGTCGGTGTCTGGTGTGATAAATATAttctgatggaaataaataaaggatcacacagatagcaacaagaaataatgactgcatcaaaaattaattaatattgtcagaagttgactgggaataTATAGGCAGCATagtcaacactacagacattcaatcccacattacaacttggtatgaaatacagacattactatgctagtagtgaattcaatttggtctacaatttgatgtgttcccttatttctttccatcagtatacaatAGTCGTGGGCTGGAATTGAACTAAAATGATTTGCCCTCCAAACATTTTGGGTAGAAAATCAGGGCCCCGGTCCACGAAGCGAacttagccctaagatcgccttaagtgcatagctgccttgtgatcttagtgctaagatcgcttcgtggaatggggcacAGGACAATATAGTGgtagttttgttttctgttcacACATATCTGTAAcccatgttttgtttgtatattatatttagaatatcatttaCCTTGTCATAACAGGTTATGCAGTCTaaacgaaatgggttacctgaatttgtctTGCATCAATTTTCAATTCTACGAGGCTTGACATTTGCCTCTTGCTCTGTTAATTTTGAGCCTCGCTCCTTAATATATAATCAGTGCATAACATGTTGCCTAGAGACCTGTATGATTATGATTGTCTGTAGATAAGAATGATGATGGAGATGATCAGGACCCTAATATCGATGAAGATGATTGGTACTACAACAGAATCGATGGTAAGCACTGCTCTGCATCCTCTGCTGTTATTCGCTGTCTGCTCGGAATAATTGTCTAGAACTTTAGTCTGAGTATCTAATCTGTCTTCATTTCAGCATGTGTGTGTTCATCTTGTATTAAATTGCTATGCAT harbors:
- the LOC121380035 gene encoding putative pre-mRNA-splicing factor ATP-dependent RNA helicase DHX16 isoform X2; the protein is MMSFAGGYFNSICILLLLVLPPCLQSITVSPSSPDFKTENDLPVNENSNYIDDKGIVGQVNNSSFPQNQNADVQVSDVDAKGGAVLLPASNASSNIGNIQVDPLKQDSLLDRVIGRDGDQSLPVQQQTGANYTEQQQQQNEQLPVEENQSLKQFILPAFKQTYFDSKVDSQYDAKPAESYPNENQKTGEESLSNDNNLHVDESKNQPHQVFTTKPPLLQEDQQKLSDLNNVKDVGRVLEMGNDDDDDDVDKDVQGYNDAGAAGQDLMDTGYEQTADQGDEDNVDEKINDIDNKDELEMEKNENGGDEFVETEKTDMSDFQWPDNDNTLMFVDTKNSEPVFHEEMVEYNMMKNRVNTPSSMVLFYTWVILIVLLTVIAVSAFKYRCKGRSLMNGFRSHRNGSYRGGDDVGKKLLENVYT
- the LOC121380035 gene encoding protein PFC0760c-like isoform X1, with the protein product MMSFAGGYFNSICILLLLVLPPCLQSITVSPSSPDFKTENDLPVNENSNYIDDKGIVGQVNNSSFPQNQNADVQVSDVDAKGGAVLLPASNASSNIGNIQVDPLKQDSLLDRVIGRDGDQSLPVQQQTGANYTEQQQQQNEQLPVEENQSLKQFILPAFKQTYFDSKVDSQYDAKPAESYPNENQKTGEESLSNDNNLHVDESKNQPHQVFTTKPPLLQEDQQKLSDLNNVKDVGRVLEMGNDDDDDDVDKDVQGYNDAGAAGQDLMDTGYEQTADQGDEDNVDEKINDIDKNDDGDDQDPNIDEDDWYYNRIDDNKDELEMEKNENGGDEFVETEKTDMSDFQWPDNDNTLMFVDTKNSEPVFHEEMVEYNMMKNRVNTPSSMVLFYTWVILIVLLTVIAVSAFKYRCKGRSLMNGFRSHRNGSYRGGDDVGKKLLENVYT